A window of Pullulanibacillus sp. KACC 23026 genomic DNA:
ATGCCTTTATCAGCAGATGGTTTCTAACCATTTTTTGACTTTCTTTTCAGGTATTAAAAAGGTTTCTTCTGGATTAACAATAAATCCCGTTTTCAGGCTGCTGATCACTAACTCTTCAGGAATATCAACATAATGAAGGGTTAGCTCAACACCAAGTTCATCGGCAAAATGATGGAACTCGTCTTTTTGCTCACAGGTTAAACACTCTAAGTCAATAATGACATCCTTGCCATTCTTTAAAGCACTTGATGCTTTTTCCAGAACAAGAGATTTTAACGTTTCAGGTCTCAGTCCCTGGTTTTCTTCTAATGTTGAAGCGGGATCTCCAAGATCATTTCCCAATAGGCGATTCTGCCAATCTGCTGGATTTAGATGAAGCGCATCGTATCTCGCCTCAAGATCTTGACCAAAGGAAGTCTTACATTTTCCAGGGAGACCGATTAATAAATGAAGGGTGGCCATTCATCTCTCTCCTTTTACTTAAATGAATCCAGCCCGGCACCCAAAAGATATCTTATCCCTTTGTGACAGGCTCCTCCATTTTCTTGCCGCAATTGACTAAAACGAAAAAAACAAACTCAAAATGATGGATTTATAACAAGATCTACAACAACAATTTGGATAGCATTCCTAATCTTAGCTTCTATCTTCTAATTTCATCGACTTCCTTATATCTCTAACTTCTCTAATAACCCGGATTCATTGATAACCCGTGCTAAAGAGATCGTGACTGAATCCTCTTGACTCACTTAAACTATTATAACTCAAATATTACATTTGGGTAACTTTTATTACTGGGGAATTAAGGAAAAGTTTCAAATAAGACAATAAATAGTCAAATATCACTAACTCTTTCCCGATTTTACGTTAGCCCAAACATCTATTTCAGGATTTCAAAAAAATTTTGGGATGTAAAAAGACCGTCAAGGAATCCTTTAACGGTCTTCTTAAATCCAACAATAGGAGCTATGGACATACATCAATCCCGATTTTTTTGTTTATCTGACTCAATTTCGG
This region includes:
- a CDS encoding AAA family ATPase; protein product: MATLHLLIGLPGKCKTSFGQDLEARYDALHLNPADWQNRLLGNDLGDPASTLEENQGLRPETLKSLVLEKASSALKNGKDVIIDLECLTCEQKDEFHHFADELGVELTLHYVDIPEELVISSLKTGFIVNPEETFLIPEKKVKKWLETIC